From Pedobacter cryoconitis, one genomic window encodes:
- the ppsA gene encoding phosphoenolpyruvate synthase: MTPQNKVSTVKNRNTYVAFFQEIGSLDFMDTGGKGANLGELSGIKGIKVPEGFCVTTKAYKKAIENNQELNSLLDELADFKAEDRRNISDISAKIRAAIESIPIAKDIIEEIVVCLSKFEEKDAFAVRSSATAEDLPAASFAGQQDTYLNIIGKDIILKHVSKCWASLFTERAVIYRLQNGFDHRKVHLAVVIQKMVFPQAAGILFTADPLTGNRKVLSIDASFGLGEAMVSGLVNADLYKVYDDRVIDKKISAKKMAINALKDGGTEEQEIEPELQYSQAMTDEQILHLATIGRKIEGHFGRAQDIEWCLAEDTFYIVQSRPITTLYPVPEVNDQENHVYVSVGHQQMMTDAMKPLGISLWQLTAARPMYKAGGRLFVDITGSLASATGRKTVIEVMGEHDPLIKDALLTIIARGDFIKQIPGDQEEVNPIQSNTGKSSADILSQTADDPAIVSELIQRSEASLTALKYDIQTKSGPDLFDFILEDGQLSKRQLFDPQNMSAIMASIAACSWINENMKKWLGEKNAADTIAQSAPNNITSEMGLELLDVADVLRPYPAVIRYLQQVKDELLLNDLAQFDGGKQVQDAIYTYLDKYGMRCAGEIDITQTRWSEKPAILIPMILSNIQNFKPGAHNQKFEQGRHQALKKEEELLDRLKQLPDGEQKARETKQMISLLRNFAGYREYPKYSIVNRFFVYKQALLKEAEKLVQAGIIHEKQDIYYLTFQELHEVVRTHKLDYQLISKAKEEYRLFGKLTPPRVITSEGEIISGTYKRENLPEGAIAGLAVSSGFIEGRARVILHMEDANLEDGDILVTSFTDPGWTALFVSIKGLVTEVGGLMTHGAVIAREYGIPAVVGVENATRLIKDGQRIRVNGTDGYIEILL; this comes from the coding sequence ATGACACCTCAAAACAAAGTCAGCACAGTAAAAAACAGGAACACCTATGTAGCCTTTTTTCAGGAAATCGGCAGTTTAGATTTTATGGACACAGGAGGTAAAGGGGCCAATTTGGGCGAACTGTCCGGAATTAAAGGCATAAAGGTGCCGGAAGGTTTTTGTGTGACCACCAAAGCGTATAAAAAAGCAATTGAAAACAATCAGGAACTGAACAGCTTACTGGATGAATTAGCGGATTTTAAAGCAGAAGACAGGAGAAACATCAGTGATATCAGTGCAAAGATACGGGCGGCAATCGAAAGTATCCCCATTGCTAAAGATATAATAGAAGAGATTGTAGTTTGTCTTTCAAAGTTTGAAGAAAAAGATGCCTTTGCTGTACGATCCAGTGCTACGGCAGAAGACCTGCCAGCCGCATCTTTCGCAGGACAGCAGGATACTTATTTAAATATCATCGGGAAGGATATAATTCTAAAGCATGTCAGTAAATGCTGGGCTTCCTTATTTACGGAGCGCGCAGTAATTTATCGCCTTCAAAATGGCTTTGACCACCGTAAAGTCCACCTTGCTGTGGTTATCCAGAAAATGGTATTTCCGCAGGCGGCAGGAATCTTGTTTACTGCCGATCCCCTCACCGGTAACAGGAAAGTGTTATCTATTGATGCCAGCTTCGGACTTGGTGAAGCTATGGTTTCCGGACTGGTGAATGCAGATCTTTATAAAGTATATGATGACAGGGTTATCGATAAGAAAATATCGGCTAAGAAAATGGCTATTAATGCTTTAAAAGATGGCGGTACGGAAGAACAGGAGATTGAGCCGGAGTTACAGTATAGCCAGGCAATGACGGATGAGCAGATTTTACACCTTGCAACTATAGGAAGAAAGATAGAAGGGCACTTCGGCCGTGCTCAGGATATTGAATGGTGTTTGGCTGAGGATACATTTTATATCGTTCAAAGCCGTCCAATCACTACCTTATATCCGGTTCCTGAAGTGAATGATCAGGAAAATCATGTTTATGTGTCAGTGGGTCATCAACAAATGATGACTGATGCCATGAAACCGTTAGGTATATCTTTATGGCAGTTAACAGCTGCCCGCCCAATGTATAAAGCCGGCGGAAGGTTATTCGTTGATATCACTGGCAGCCTGGCTTCTGCAACTGGCAGAAAAACGGTCATAGAGGTGATGGGAGAACACGATCCACTCATCAAAGACGCGCTGCTGACCATCATAGCACGTGGGGATTTTATAAAACAAATACCAGGCGATCAGGAGGAGGTAAATCCAATTCAAAGCAATACAGGTAAATCTTCCGCAGATATCCTCTCTCAGACAGCAGATGACCCAGCAATCGTTTCAGAGCTGATTCAGCGTAGTGAGGCCTCACTAACAGCATTAAAATATGATATCCAAACGAAATCAGGACCGGACTTATTTGATTTTATCCTGGAAGACGGTCAGTTATCAAAAAGGCAGTTGTTTGACCCGCAAAATATGAGTGCAATCATGGCTTCTATAGCTGCCTGCTCCTGGATCAATGAAAACATGAAGAAATGGTTAGGCGAAAAAAATGCAGCAGATACAATTGCCCAATCAGCCCCCAACAATATCACTTCAGAAATGGGTCTGGAGTTATTGGATGTTGCCGATGTACTCCGTCCCTATCCAGCAGTAATTCGTTATTTACAACAGGTAAAGGATGAATTATTGCTGAATGATCTGGCTCAATTTGATGGCGGGAAACAAGTTCAGGATGCTATTTATACTTACCTCGATAAATATGGAATGCGTTGTGCGGGAGAGATCGATATTACGCAAACGCGCTGGAGCGAAAAACCGGCTATACTGATCCCTATGATTCTCAGTAATATCCAAAATTTTAAACCCGGTGCCCACAATCAGAAGTTTGAGCAAGGACGGCATCAAGCTTTGAAAAAAGAAGAAGAGTTATTGGATCGGTTGAAGCAATTACCAGATGGGGAGCAAAAAGCCCGGGAAACCAAACAAATGATCAGCCTGCTCCGTAATTTCGCCGGTTATCGTGAATATCCAAAATACAGTATAGTTAACCGTTTCTTTGTCTATAAGCAAGCTTTACTGAAGGAAGCAGAAAAACTCGTACAGGCTGGTATTATTCATGAAAAACAAGATATCTATTACCTTACTTTCCAGGAGCTTCATGAAGTTGTACGCACACATAAACTGGATTATCAACTCATCAGCAAAGCAAAAGAAGAATATAGATTATTCGGGAAATTAACACCGCCACGTGTAATTACCTCTGAGGGAGAAATCATTTCGGGCACTTACAAACGGGAAAACCTCCCGGAAGGAGCTATCGCTGGCCTTGCTGTTTCCTCCGGATTTATAGAAGGCCGGGCCCGTGTCATCTTGCACATGGAAGATGCCAACCTGGAAGATGGAGATATATTGGTCACCTCATTTACTGACCCCGGCTGGACAGCACTATTTGTTTCTATCAAAGGTCTGGTCACTGAAGTTGGTGGACTAATGACGCATGGCGCAGTCATTGCACGTGAATATGGCATACCGGCGGTTGTCGGGGTAGAGAATGCCACGCGTCTGATCAAAGACGGGCAAAGAATCCGGGTGAATGGAACGGACGGATATATAGAAATACTATTGTAA
- a CDS encoding DUF4421 family protein — protein MFKILPSAKKQMKFSLLLLCSIVLTVHTAFGQTTIDTTYIETYPQEISISSFLSNNFIEINERDEIYRPNNLLKLGLGISVKNTVLNFRYDFGIAQVGGKDHGKTESIDFQIHRYGRKLMLDLFFLRYKGFYQGIKEIKLHPNLSVQQIGAEGSYLFNSSQFSAKAAFEQSEKQLKSAGSFILGGGTYLYKIKSDTNLLATGNNYISNFQLGMNAGYAYSWVLNKHWLLSGMAKGGINLGNEPRLLEHGKIKAYPTGFARGSAAYHKSDWAVSFLMLVNNKSLFPSKDNKLDLTSANFELSYVKHFDNFLKKKKR, from the coding sequence ATGTTCAAAATCTTACCTTCAGCCAAAAAACAAATGAAATTCAGTCTGCTCTTATTATGTTCAATTGTGCTAACAGTGCATACAGCTTTTGGCCAGACGACTATCGATACCACCTATATAGAAACATACCCCCAGGAAATATCAATATCAAGTTTTCTTTCCAATAACTTTATCGAAATAAACGAAAGAGACGAAATATACAGACCAAATAATTTATTGAAACTGGGTTTAGGGATTTCCGTAAAAAACACTGTTTTAAACTTTAGATATGATTTTGGTATTGCCCAGGTTGGTGGCAAAGACCATGGAAAGACAGAATCGATCGACTTTCAGATTCACCGGTATGGAAGGAAGCTTATGCTGGATCTTTTTTTCCTGCGCTATAAAGGATTCTATCAGGGAATTAAAGAAATAAAACTCCATCCCAATTTATCAGTACAACAAATAGGTGCGGAAGGTTCGTATCTATTCAATAGCAGTCAATTTTCAGCAAAAGCAGCATTTGAACAGAGTGAGAAACAACTTAAATCTGCTGGTAGTTTCATTCTCGGGGGAGGCACCTATTTATACAAAATAAAATCAGATACGAATCTGCTGGCAACTGGCAATAACTATATTTCCAACTTTCAGCTAGGTATGAATGCAGGTTACGCTTATTCCTGGGTTTTGAATAAGCACTGGCTCTTATCTGGTATGGCAAAAGGAGGGATTAATCTTGGTAACGAACCGCGATTGCTGGAGCATGGAAAAATAAAGGCTTATCCTACTGGTTTTGCCCGTGGATCGGCAGCTTACCACAAATCTGATTGGGCTGTTTCTTTTTTGATGCTCGTTAATAATAAATCTTTATTTCCTTCAAAGGATAATAAACTTGATTTAACGTCTGCAAACTTTGAGCTCTCTTATGTGAAACACTTTGACAACTTTTTAAAAAAGAAGAAAAGATAA
- a CDS encoding SDR family oxidoreductase — protein sequence MRTVLITGANKGIGLETARQLLKLGYFVYLGSRSKSNGLKAEEELRAEGLYNIEVIELDVTNPDSVIQAKARLEDKLPALDILINNAGIAGLQPQNISQCDMNSLRDIFETNYFGVIQTTQQFLPLLQKSEAPSIVNVSSEVGSLTMQTAAGRRANWDNYHAYGSSKTALNAFTIALAHELRGTNVRVNSVTPGYTATDLNGFHQAAKKVEQGAKVIVDLATRQLPGTSGKFFGEEGEMPW from the coding sequence ATGAGAACAGTTTTGATTACCGGAGCCAATAAAGGTATTGGCCTGGAAACAGCAAGGCAACTGCTGAAGTTGGGATATTTTGTTTACCTGGGCAGCAGAAGTAAAAGCAACGGGCTAAAAGCAGAAGAGGAATTGAGAGCCGAAGGCCTGTATAATATAGAAGTTATCGAGCTTGATGTTACAAATCCGGATTCTGTTATTCAGGCTAAAGCACGCTTAGAAGATAAGCTGCCAGCACTGGATATATTGATTAACAATGCTGGTATTGCAGGCCTCCAGCCCCAGAATATTTCTCAATGTGACATGAATAGCTTAAGAGATATATTTGAGACTAATTACTTCGGCGTTATCCAGACAACTCAGCAGTTTCTTCCGTTGCTCCAAAAATCTGAAGCACCATCCATTGTGAACGTTTCCAGTGAAGTGGGGTCTTTGACCATGCAGACCGCAGCTGGAAGGAGGGCGAACTGGGACAATTATCACGCTTATGGTTCTTCTAAGACCGCTCTTAATGCTTTTACTATTGCGTTGGCTCATGAGCTTCGTGGTACGAATGTCCGCGTAAATAGTGTTACCCCTGGTTATACTGCTACTGATTTGAATGGTTTTCATCAGGCAGCAAAAAAAGTAGAACAGGGTGCTAAAGTTATCGTAGACCTGGCTACCCGTCAGCTGCCGGGCACCTCGGGTAAATTCTTTGGGGAAGAGGGCGAAATGCCATGGTAA
- a CDS encoding helix-turn-helix domain-containing protein, with protein sequence MANQQIQRIKSISEYHRLRGLHQPEHPLISLVDYATMKNSPDNNTISWVYDFYFIALKKNMKAKFKYGQQDYDFDEGAMFFIAPGQVFRIEVIQDAPDKSGWMLLIHPDFLWNFTLATTIKKYEYFSYSVHEALFLSEKEEAIVSGVIQNIQQEYQANIDTFSQQIIISQIEVLLSYSQRFYHRQFITRRIANHKVLNQLEALLDQHFNSNAMVKGLPAVQYIAGQLNLSPDYLSTLLKVTTGLNTQQHIHEKLIEKAKEKLAGTVMSVSEIAYELGFEHSQSFSKLFKSKTNLSPKEFRQSLS encoded by the coding sequence ATGGCTAACCAACAAATTCAACGGATAAAATCCATCAGCGAATATCACCGGCTCAGGGGGCTGCATCAGCCTGAACATCCATTAATCAGCCTGGTGGACTATGCAACCATGAAAAATTCACCCGACAACAATACTATAAGCTGGGTATATGATTTCTATTTCATTGCCTTGAAGAAAAATATGAAGGCCAAATTCAAATATGGTCAGCAGGACTATGATTTTGACGAAGGTGCTATGTTTTTTATCGCTCCCGGACAAGTTTTCAGGATTGAAGTGATTCAGGACGCCCCGGATAAATCGGGATGGATGTTATTGATCCATCCCGACTTTTTATGGAACTTTACACTGGCAACTACCATAAAAAAATACGAATATTTTAGCTATTCTGTTCATGAGGCCCTGTTTCTCTCAGAAAAAGAAGAGGCCATAGTTTCGGGGGTTATCCAAAACATCCAGCAAGAGTATCAAGCTAATATTGATACATTCAGCCAGCAAATTATCATTTCTCAAATTGAAGTGCTGCTGAGTTATTCACAACGTTTTTATCACCGTCAGTTTATCACGCGCAGAATTGCAAATCATAAGGTTCTTAATCAATTGGAGGCTTTACTGGATCAGCATTTCAACAGCAATGCGATGGTAAAGGGATTACCTGCGGTACAATACATTGCCGGGCAGCTTAATCTTTCCCCGGATTATTTAAGCACTCTACTCAAAGTAACCACCGGCCTCAATACGCAACAGCATATACACGAGAAATTGATAGAAAAGGCAAAGGAAAAACTAGCGGGCACTGTGATGTCTGTCAGTGAGATCGCTTATGAATTAGGGTTTGAGCATTCTCAGTCCTTTAGTAAGCTGTTTAAATCCAAAACAAATTTATCGCCAAAGGAATTCCGGCAATCACTGAGTTAG
- a CDS encoding DUF2846 domain-containing protein, with protein MKTIKFFTFLALALTISLNSFSQNKPGQVYLIRSTGYTGSAVNYRLYIDDKLVCKLKNKSFSIHDISTGDHTVSVVSGGISNGKKSAPLKITVAEGKVNYISIVSTQSGYVNKITCQEITQNSADPLLSKATQNKSCLTEK; from the coding sequence ATGAAAACGATTAAATTCTTCACTTTTTTAGCATTGGCACTTACAATTTCTTTGAATAGTTTTTCGCAGAACAAACCAGGACAGGTTTATTTAATACGTTCTACAGGTTATACCGGTTCCGCAGTCAATTACAGACTATATATCGATGACAAATTAGTATGTAAACTAAAAAACAAATCTTTCTCCATACATGATATCAGCACTGGCGACCATACCGTTAGCGTGGTTAGCGGAGGAATATCAAACGGAAAAAAATCTGCACCATTAAAGATAACGGTAGCTGAGGGTAAAGTAAACTATATCAGTATTGTCAGTACCCAAAGCGGTTACGTAAACAAAATAACCTGCCAGGAAATCACCCAAAACTCTGCTGATCCTCTTTTGTCAAAAGCTACCCAAAATAAAAGTTGCCTGACGGAAAAATAA
- a CDS encoding FAD-dependent oxidoreductase — MLLENKQVAIIGGGPAGLTLARLLQQKDVNVKVYERDFDQSVRQQGSTLDLHYDTGLKAIGAAGLMDEFKKHYRPGADKAVIVNSKMDIIFDEHQEKPEEGFGDEHFRPEIDRGPLRDLLIASLKKENIVWNSRFAEMKPSGAGWEILFENGTSAYADLVIAADGANSKVRKYITAIPQVYSGVTSIEGNIYNAEINAPKLWQLAKGGSLFALENGKTIFFITKGDGTLTFLIGLKTPENWLANSGIDLTDRATVGVWFAAEFAEWSQEWKELFATDELTMAPRVWYHFPLDQCWTALPNLTMIGDAAHRLPAYAGEGANQALADALELYEALCGKEFETTRQAIASFEEKMLKRFVASAEESLRNTEGLHTENNLQFLMGLFGNTAPAS; from the coding sequence ATGTTACTGGAAAATAAACAGGTTGCCATTATTGGCGGTGGTCCAGCAGGGTTAACACTCGCCAGACTATTACAGCAGAAAGATGTGAATGTAAAAGTATATGAACGGGATTTTGATCAAAGCGTTCGTCAGCAAGGGTCTACGTTGGATTTGCATTATGATACAGGTTTAAAAGCGATCGGTGCCGCCGGATTGATGGATGAGTTTAAAAAGCATTATCGTCCGGGAGCTGATAAAGCGGTAATCGTTAATAGCAAAATGGACATTATATTTGATGAACATCAGGAAAAACCAGAAGAAGGTTTTGGCGATGAACATTTCCGTCCTGAAATTGACCGTGGGCCTTTGCGTGATTTGCTGATTGCATCTTTAAAGAAAGAGAACATAGTCTGGAATTCCAGATTTGCCGAAATGAAACCTTCGGGAGCTGGTTGGGAGATATTGTTTGAAAACGGAACCAGTGCTTATGCCGATCTGGTTATTGCAGCTGATGGTGCCAACTCTAAAGTAAGGAAATATATTACAGCTATTCCACAGGTATATTCTGGTGTAACCTCTATTGAAGGAAATATTTACAACGCAGAAATAAATGCGCCTAAGCTTTGGCAACTTGCAAAGGGTGGAAGTCTGTTTGCGCTGGAAAATGGTAAAACTATTTTCTTCATTACCAAAGGTGACGGAACACTTACTTTTTTAATTGGATTAAAAACTCCGGAAAACTGGCTGGCAAATTCAGGAATTGATTTAACAGACAGAGCCACTGTTGGTGTTTGGTTTGCAGCCGAATTTGCGGAATGGAGCCAGGAGTGGAAAGAGCTGTTTGCAACAGATGAGTTAACTATGGCGCCCCGTGTGTGGTATCATTTTCCGCTGGATCAGTGCTGGACGGCGCTGCCCAATCTTACGATGATCGGAGATGCTGCTCACCGGCTACCGGCATATGCAGGGGAGGGAGCGAACCAGGCACTGGCCGATGCGCTGGAATTGTATGAGGCTTTATGCGGTAAGGAATTTGAAACTACCAGACAGGCCATCGCTTCTTTTGAAGAAAAAATGTTGAAACGTTTTGTTGCCTCAGCAGAAGAGAGTTTGCGCAATACAGAAGGTTTGCATACTGAAAATAATTTGCAGTTTTTAATGGGGCTTTTTGGAAATACTGCCCCTGCATCTTAA
- a CDS encoding metallophosphoesterase family protein, whose amino-acid sequence MKRRNFLVKTIIGGISITGITGLPAIARTIPAKKGKELLRLGICADLHQDIIPDGPQRLQTFITAMNNDQPDFIIQMGDLCVPKPSNQTIIDIWNQFKGPKYHVIGNHDTDGGYSHDQVVSFWNAKGKYYSFDTCGYHFIVLNANEEKEIPKYQGSPSIISNDQKKWLEQDIAGTNLPVIVFCHQGLDNDTGGGVYQGNLVRVIFDRANVKAGYKKVQMVLSGHHHQDYYNVINGVHYIQINSMSYQYMGPEYAHAHYDEATERANQSIKYTAPYKDPIWASLTIYSNGTAKITGRKSVFLRPAPQEMKRPEFHSGYPDVPYISDRTISI is encoded by the coding sequence ATGAAAAGGAGAAACTTCTTAGTTAAAACAATTATTGGTGGTATAAGTATAACCGGAATTACTGGTTTGCCAGCTATTGCCAGAACAATCCCAGCTAAAAAAGGAAAAGAACTGCTTAGGCTGGGTATTTGTGCAGATCTGCATCAGGATATTATACCTGATGGACCACAAAGATTACAAACATTTATTACCGCAATGAATAATGATCAGCCTGATTTTATTATTCAGATGGGAGATCTGTGTGTCCCTAAGCCATCGAATCAAACCATAATAGATATCTGGAATCAATTTAAAGGGCCTAAATATCATGTGATAGGTAATCATGATACAGATGGCGGTTATTCCCATGATCAAGTTGTTAGCTTCTGGAATGCCAAAGGCAAATATTATTCATTCGATACTTGCGGTTATCATTTTATTGTGCTGAATGCTAATGAGGAAAAGGAGATACCAAAGTATCAAGGCTCACCAAGTATCATTTCTAACGATCAAAAAAAATGGCTGGAGCAGGATATTGCCGGTACAAATTTACCGGTTATAGTATTCTGCCATCAGGGATTAGATAACGACACTGGTGGCGGTGTTTACCAGGGTAACCTGGTCAGAGTAATATTTGATCGTGCCAATGTAAAAGCAGGTTATAAAAAAGTACAAATGGTACTGAGCGGCCACCATCATCAGGATTATTATAATGTAATTAATGGCGTGCATTATATACAGATCAATAGTATGTCTTATCAGTATATGGGGCCTGAATATGCACACGCCCATTATGATGAGGCTACAGAGCGGGCAAACCAAAGTATTAAGTATACAGCACCTTATAAAGATCCAATTTGGGCTTCTCTAACCATTTACAGTAATGGCACGGCTAAAATAACTGGAAGGAAATCTGTTTTTTTAAGGCCTGCACCACAAGAAATGAAAAGGCCTGAATTTCATTCGGGGTATCCCGATGTGCCTTATATTTCTGATAGGACTATCAGTATTTAA
- a CDS encoding alkaline phosphatase family protein yields the protein MKTPFIILFLLVSGVAFGQRTKTKNIVFISIDGYRWEEIFQGADSSLLKIKKYHEQDSTSIAHKYWAVTPDERREKLMPFFWNVIAKQGQLYGNRDLGNNVNVKNKYWFSYPGRSETICGYYDPAVNSNSYPDNPNENVLEFINKQKGYENKVVTIAGWDAVAKVVNRNRNHMPLINPFENVEGKNLTEAQKLANEIQNYLPNYFGTSVRWDMGTYTIAKTYIAANHPKFTYIDFADPDDLGHAGQYDYYLDAAHYLDAMIGNLWRTLQADPFYKDNTTIVICPDHGRGVGSGWTSHGSGTPRSNETWLAVIGPDTPPTGEMKNPGQVYQDQLAQTMAQLLGFTFTANHPVAKAVHSVFK from the coding sequence ATGAAAACACCATTTATCATCTTGTTCCTCTTAGTATCGGGAGTCGCCTTTGGTCAGCGTACCAAAACAAAAAACATTGTTTTTATTTCTATTGACGGCTATCGTTGGGAAGAGATATTTCAAGGAGCAGATTCTTCACTGCTAAAAATCAAGAAATATCACGAGCAGGATTCCACGTCCATTGCTCATAAATACTGGGCAGTGACACCAGATGAAAGACGCGAAAAATTAATGCCGTTTTTTTGGAACGTCATTGCCAAACAAGGACAATTATACGGTAACCGCGATCTGGGTAATAATGTAAATGTTAAAAATAAATACTGGTTCTCGTATCCAGGCCGCAGCGAAACTATATGCGGTTACTATGATCCGGCTGTTAACTCAAACTCTTATCCAGATAATCCTAATGAGAATGTACTGGAATTCATAAATAAACAAAAAGGCTATGAAAATAAAGTAGTAACAATTGCCGGCTGGGACGCTGTTGCTAAAGTGGTTAACCGAAACAGGAACCATATGCCACTGATCAATCCTTTCGAAAATGTTGAAGGGAAAAACCTCACTGAGGCGCAAAAGTTAGCTAATGAAATACAAAATTACCTGCCCAATTATTTTGGCACTTCCGTACGATGGGATATGGGCACTTATACTATTGCTAAAACCTATATTGCAGCTAACCACCCTAAGTTTACTTATATTGATTTTGCCGATCCGGATGATCTTGGCCATGCTGGTCAGTATGACTATTATCTGGATGCGGCGCATTACCTTGATGCTATGATTGGCAACCTATGGCGTACATTACAGGCTGATCCATTTTATAAGGATAATACGACTATTGTTATTTGCCCTGACCATGGACGCGGTGTTGGTAGTGGCTGGACAAGTCATGGTAGTGGTACACCCAGATCAAACGAGACCTGGCTTGCCGTAATTGGCCCGGATACCCCTCCAACAGGAGAAATGAAAAATCCAGGCCAGGTATATCAGGATCAGCTTGCACAAACTATGGCGCAGCTGCTCGGTTTTACTTTTACAGCCAACCATCCTGTAGCAAAAGCAGTTCATTCTGTTTTTAAGTAA
- a CDS encoding helix-turn-helix domain-containing protein, with product MKTQPLVPMYDLKERAKQNFEVIRLSVINDFARKNEAHRDNNYMFIFQERGYSKMVVDFQEITLTGPAIFCILPGQIHYGVSIQNTDMWAMAIGADWIKDAFRTAVMDFAVRNVQISIAESEVCLLRDSLTLLQQIEKYSHTDTLSQTLPSMLEVCLSLFVSCCQYDEDILPQANLRPVTITRQFRNLLMLNFRQMKSPAEYASALNISPPYLNEVVKNTTGCPVSYWIHQEIILEAKRMLFYTDNTVKEIAENLGYADVTYFIRLFGKIAGLAPLKFRNKYHK from the coding sequence ATGAAAACACAGCCGCTAGTACCCATGTACGATTTGAAGGAAAGGGCAAAGCAGAATTTTGAGGTTATCAGACTTTCCGTGATCAATGATTTTGCACGCAAAAATGAAGCACACCGGGACAACAATTATATGTTTATTTTTCAGGAAAGGGGATACAGTAAGATGGTGGTTGACTTTCAGGAAATAACCCTTACAGGGCCGGCTATTTTTTGTATTCTTCCCGGACAGATACATTATGGGGTATCCATACAAAACACAGATATGTGGGCAATGGCAATAGGTGCAGACTGGATTAAAGATGCTTTTCGTACAGCTGTTATGGATTTTGCTGTCCGGAATGTTCAGATTTCTATCGCAGAATCAGAGGTATGTTTACTACGGGATAGTTTAACCTTATTACAGCAGATCGAAAAGTATTCACATACCGATACGCTAAGTCAAACGCTGCCTTCAATGCTTGAGGTTTGTCTAAGCTTGTTTGTTTCCTGCTGCCAATATGACGAGGATATTCTTCCACAAGCAAACCTGCGTCCGGTTACGATCACCAGGCAATTCAGAAATCTTTTAATGCTCAACTTCAGACAAATGAAGAGCCCTGCTGAATATGCATCCGCATTGAACATTTCTCCGCCATACCTTAATGAAGTGGTGAAAAATACTACTGGCTGCCCTGTGAGCTACTGGATACACCAGGAAATTATACTGGAAGCAAAAAGAATGCTTTTTTATACAGATAATACCGTTAAAGAAATCGCCGAAAACCTTGGCTATGCTGACGTCACTTATTTCATCAGGCTTTTTGGAAAAATTGCCGGTCTTGCTCCGTTGAAATTCCGTAATAAATACCATAAATAG